Below is a window of Impatiens glandulifera chromosome 2, dImpGla2.1, whole genome shotgun sequence DNA.
TGCAAAATTTGTCAGCATCTGAAAGACTCTGCGCAGTCTTGGCGATGAAGGTGATGAAggtaatatctttatttttcatcttttaattattttgatttgatttataaataatacatgtTTTGTGTAGTTTGTATTATCATTCATGATAACCGCTTAGTTAACTTCGCGTCAATATCTAATTGTGGAATTGACAAGCTGATATACGAGGtgattgtattaattaaaatataattatttatttatgtgattttaaagaataatttggactaatgttttatttaacagCCATCTGGAATCAATATTTCACATATGCTGGAACCACATGTTTCAATGTCCTTCCCCTTGGCAAGTTTGAAAAGATTGGCTGATTTTCCGTTGATGGATACTGCAATCATCAGCCTCTCTCAAAAGTTAATGCAATTAGAGTACGAAACTCAAGGCAATCAAAGTGAATTAGTCTTTTATTTAGATGGCCAAAGAGAAATTTATGGTGAAATCTATGGAGTGGGGTGATATTATGGAAGAACACACTACAAGTTACTTTTGAGGTGAATGGTTGAATATTAGGTGAATGGTGGCCACTTTTTAGGAGAGCActgtatattttgttttttttactcttAATCAAACCTAGAGCACTTATGAAGTGGGTTGATTggataattaatgaaatttttatttttatttttgcacaATTAGAATTTCACAGGAAGATTGGGGTGAaaaaagtttcttagtatataaaaaaaaactatatttacaattagaataaatttcacatcggaagatgatagGAGTTAGGGAaatttcttagtgtataaaagaaatttcCCCATTTGGTTTATTacacccaatatttgtatcccttcttatttattaattgatgGTCTTACTGCTCGGAGGCGTATGCAATATTTTGGCTGAACTTCGTTATCCAATTCTGTTAGTGTGTCTTtcgtttagtttttttttttttctatcagGTTTTCCCAAcgcttttttttaatgatatccCTCTCATGAGATTAGTGTGTGAGGTCATTGGTATGAAGAAGTTTATGGGAGGGAGTTCAAACCAATGAGATttcctttttattattattatgtaccTTAATGTTTAAAGTTTCTTTGCTAATTAATTcctatctttattttatttaagttattctTTTTGGATCCTGACTTATTTGTGTTGAAGTCAAtccaaaacaattaatttatatagaagttaaaatattatatatatatatatatatatatatatatatatatatatatatatatatatatatttggttgcTACTAAGTTACTACATGAGTTTGTTCTACGAATTACTATATATACATCGAACAAGTTTAGTTTTTGATGAGTCTAAATGAATATTACCACAATGTTAGACAACAAATTTTATTGATGAACTAAAACTAagcattaataataaaaataaattttgattttaatatatgtaCTTTTATGCtcttaatttgttatataaatttattaaaattattattaattgtttgtatatgaaaacaataataatatgttatattttattatatattcaaagaaacatttagaatttttgtttttaaaaaattaaacaaaaataataaattattattatttgtcaaaattatcTGGTTCAgttcacttaaaaaaaaattgtaaatataaaattggcgaataaataaatgaaattaatttctaaaatcgTTAATTCGTCTGCGTCATTGTGAAACATGGGTTACAACAAGTCAAAGAGATTGAATGACAATCGGTCCAATCGGGACAATCCAATCGAGGAGACAAATCGACAAGGTATTTTATCTGCACAACTCATGGTATATTTCTCttgcattttttatttcttaaatgtttttattggaATGGAATGATTCATCAGAATAGATAATGAAGATTGAAGAGACTTTACCAGCTGAACCAGGTAAAATTGTTCGCTCAATATTTTGTGTAATTGCAAATTGTTTTCTGCGTGCGTGTTCAATGTAGTATCATGCAGCAACCATGTTTTTACTTTACCTTGATAGGTAGATGACGAGCTTTTATATGTTTCAGCAACTGAAGAATATCGACTGATTCCAAAAGTTCAATTAGCTATGTGGGTATGTATGTAATCATGTTCTCTATTAAGGGATTGATTTCTGGTTTGAACTTTTCTGTGCATGAGTGTTAATATCCTGAATTTGCTTTTAACTTACTCTCCTTATTACTAAGATGTTAGTTGGTATTGCTGTATATTTGGCAGCAAGGGCGGAGCGATGTAGTCAGGGTAACTTTTTTAAAACactgtatatatatttatatatatttgttttgaaactTAACTGTATAAAAGAGTTCAGTCGATTAAACCTTGGCCTCTATTCTCTTACCTTAAAGCCTCACCTCTCTCAttcatctctatttttttaacttagtcTTCCGACCCTCGTCTCCCTATTTCATATTCATTCTCATATAAAAGGGTATTCTcccacttttaatttttttaatgaaatgatactaaactatttaaaaaaaaatgagactaTTGATATAATTTTGTCATCTTTGTCCTCTAGAGCTTCGATCTATCTATTCCGGTTATCTTTGGAGCTTCTTCTATATCTATATAAGATTATTAAGTCTTGATCAATCTCTATCGGCCACACATATTTCGAATTCAAGATATATTCGTCGTTCAACGTTTATCTTAGTCATTTAACatcttaattcaaattttattttgattaaaatatttcgAATTCAagatttgataataaaatagtataaaattcgaattcagttcgaatttgaattattcaaaattcgAACGGAATATTAAATTCGAAATCGGTTTGGTTTTCAAATTGACCCCCAAAAAAAATCGAATAAATCAAACtgaggaactcgaataaccctAAAATCGAAAAGATAAATACCCTTACTTGTTAGGTTTCCTAAATTGAGttcaaattgaattaaattcGGATTGGGATAGGattatccaaaaataaatatattttttaatttattttttaaaattttacagcaatataatttttttgggttttttaaaaaaaaaaacttatttgattagaaatagaaaaaaaatagtttttatttaatttttatcaaattactttttatctctctaaatttttatttaataattaatttatattaaaaaagtaaaaatacttttaatattttaatagataaataaattaattagattaatgaTTATTGTtgagttttgagataaaaatggAGTTTTATCTCAATAATTCTTTCGTCGTCTTGTcgatcaaatttttttttttttttttgtattatcatatttaatataatatattttatttttattcttttacatCACACAAtcttatcttttttatatatattttttttgagtagctatcatatttaatataatattttttttacggtttttCTTCACTTagtcagatttttttctaatataaataaaagaaattaattataaccatattattaaaagtttaacaataatttttgtatgaacaagtaatttataaaaaaaataattaaacattaattagtaaaataaaaagaaaagaaaataattttattaataaaaaatattaaattaattattcaaaccACACTCAAttcatttcaattataaatataataatttatattacgaattaaataaatataatttaaatttaatgcgAATCACATCTAACTTATTGTATTTAACTATATGTTCATCTTCCTGATTTGTTATCCAATTCATTTTCCCTTATATAATGGTTGTACGCCATTGTCATTGTTACCACACTTTGTGTGCGCGTTGTATTTTCTATGAAATAAAGTGCACTCACAAACTACTTAGATACATTTGAtcttctatttaaaatttacttttttttttataaaagtatatttcatatttttacttaatgattttatttaagataatagaatattttgaaattataattttatttttattatttaatttatattcataatatatttataattattaaactcaaagataatttaaaataaaatatttttaaacaaagtttttttaattacaaattctaaaatttattatatatataatattttatttagaataattattaaataaatgactTATCATGATCTTGATTTCAGTTACATGTagaaatgtaaatattaagaatatgtTTGATCATCGAGTTTAGTGATTTTGCTATCAAGTGTCTCTATTTAAACAAAACGTTGTTATGCGTTGAcaaactataaataattttcatgtGGGGCATTGCTATAAGTTGTTCATTAAGAgaatttcatataatatttgttgagagaaactttgggagtcaaatATTTCATTCAAGATCTCGTTCGTTTTTTGGATGGAGCGTTATTGAATGTGaaataaatgtattatatatagaatgagattatttatttattttaaattaatgtatcattaaattttataattataaatagattatatatatatatatatatatatatattaaaattattaaaataaaattataatttcaaaacattttattatatattaacttaaataaaattattaactgacaatataaaatatatattttaaaaagtaagttttaaataaaagtttaaatgtaGTAGATTGTAATCCCTTGTAAATTTAGTCAACTTATTaggtaaatataataatatttttttaggatttatattataaaagtaatttaattattctcatatatttttttaaaatcaaatattttatgtcCAACAAATAAATTGATGATGTAATATCACAAGCTATCAATATTACGCAGAAGACTTTAAATTTGGATTTTGTGATGTAATCTAGTATAACTTATGCATACTCATAAATCATGGTTCAATTGTCAGCTACTTTATTCAATAAGAATAAATGGTTCCCAATGACGTACACACATGCtataatttatagataaaaactTCCATCCAATaacaattctaattttttttttcatttatatcaaCAAACACTTTTTTTacttcaataataaataaataaaaatgattagacataattatttatttatttatttattgctcCAGCAGCTCTTTCATTTGAGGAGTGAAATGAGGACtgttgtttgtgtttgtgttggTGTCTTGTTGGCTTTCCCTGTACTTGTACCATTTAGCCCAAAAGAGATAATTAGCGAAGTTCAAACTACTAAGAATCGCCAAGAACCAGAAGAAAACATCCAAACGATTATGATTCAAATCCTTCCCATACAACCATCCTTTTCCATTCCCAGATATTCTCCCCGTCACCCAATTAAACAAATCCACCACCACCGAGCTCAGAAACGCCCCGAACGCCAAAGACAGTGGCGCGAAAGAAGTCGACAGCGATTTCATCCCCGCCGGCGCCTCCTTATAGAAAAATTCCATCAGACCCACCATCGTGAACATGTCGGCTACTCCAAAGATCCCAAATTGGAACGAAAGCCAGAAAAGCGAAAGGGGCTTCTCCTGCGGGGATTTCAAAGCCCTGTCTCGTCTCTTAACCTCCACAACAGCGGCGATCGCCATGGATAATGCGCAGAGGATTAGTCCGACGCCGACCCGACGGAGCTGTGGGATTCCGGCGGGGTGGCCGGTGTACTTACGGGCAAAGGGGACGAAGATGAATTCGTAGATTGGGATTAAGACGCACATGAAGAATAGGGGGATAACTGGAATGGAGGCGGAAGGGAAATCGAAGGAACCGAGATGAGGATCCATGGAGTAACCTTGCATCATGGAGAATGTTTGGAGTTGAGAAAGACATGTGTTCATTATAATTGTGCTGGCTAAGATTGGAAACATTCTTATTAGCACTTTCACCTCTTCTACTTGTGTCACCGTGCAAATCCCCTGTCTCCCCTGCACCAATTCCCCATCTTCACTCACAATAGCACCTCTCTTTAAACACCTGTGGCTCCCCTGCACCAGTTCTCCATCTTCTCTCACAATAGCAGCCCTGTCTAAACACCTGAATTGGTTTGTATGCAACACTTTCTCTTCCCATGGCTGTCTTTCTTCCTCGTCTATATCGTACAGATCCCGATCGTCCTCCGGCAACGGCAACTTTCTGTTACGAATCGCGATCACGAAAACCTATAAACAAatccatttaattaattagttaatattcGAGATGGGTTTGTTTAATTTCGAgatataactaactaattaattaactaattaaataaccTGAGTTACTCTTGAAATGGGGCTGATGCCGGGAGGCTGGTTGAGATAAAAAGGCTTGCCGAGGGCGAGAAATATGAATCCAATTGTTGAAGTGATGGTTCCGATGAAGAATCCCCAATACCAACCCTTTCGAAAGCTAATCCATATGACTGCGGTGACTCCGATGATGGCGCCGAATGTGACAGAGAGCATTAAGCCGTTGAAGTAACTTGCGAGTCCCTTAGCCCCTTTAGGTTGATTCCTGTCGAATTGAT
It encodes the following:
- the LOC124926593 gene encoding protein NRT1/ PTR FAMILY 4.6-like, with protein sequence MDSELRPWKRSIRKGGFRACMFVYALAGLDGIGSVANLSMFVLYFKTVMQFDISQSANTLTNYIGSTYLLSLLGAFISDTYLTRLTTCLSFGFLQIAALIMITIQAYSKGLQPDPCDKPVCVKGGEAAMFYISLTLLALGAGGVRGSLAPLGADQFDRNQPKGAKGLASYFNGLMLSVTFGAIIGVTAVIWISFRKGWYWGFFIGTITSTIGFIFLALGKPFYLNQPPGISPISRVTQVFVIAIRNRKLPLPEDDRDLYDIDEEERQPWEEKVLHTNQFRCLDRAAIVREDGELVQGSHRCLKRGAIVSEDGELVQGRQGICTVTQVEEVKVLIRMFPILASTIIMNTCLSQLQTFSMMQGYSMDPHLGSFDFPSASIPVIPLFFMCVLIPIYEFIFVPFARKYTGHPAGIPQLRRVGVGLILCALSMAIAAVVEVKRRDRALKSPQEKPLSLFWLSFQFGIFGVADMFTMVGLMEFFYKEAPAGMKSLSTSFAPLSLAFGAFLSSVVVDLFNWVTGRISGNGKGWLYGKDLNHNRLDVFFWFLAILSSLNFANYLFWAKWYKYRESQQDTNTNTNNSPHFTPQMKELLEQ